From a region of the Lactuca sativa cultivar Salinas chromosome 4, Lsat_Salinas_v11, whole genome shotgun sequence genome:
- the LOC111908608 gene encoding pollen-specific leucine-rich repeat extensin-like protein 1, translated as MLKAKPSLSSPEFMEEDGEEGTPRSPFWLQTTNNVGRIQRYRRRLSSLFFNSVVLIIFLLLLAILSMVFVIPNVIDFSSNVFKPNLVRRSWDSINLILVLVALAFGFLSRNVNNDEKVSYDRSSSELSTGAPMITSPSSSTPHQWYDFPDQSMSSTTGLRRQKTSISYPDLRELSPPWDHGAVDPWRFSDDTHLNYYKVLESNRNYLRQRSRREQDSGGVVDVNAFGGVSQESLYTPAQKPAVAEERLYIPPPQPMPPPSLPPQPPIDTVKKKMKTKRRARSSEPRKVLSPVIDPLPEPSSPPPVKQLTERKTNGGNATKEFFTSFYHKKKKKRQKERSFDDLQSLLHHSRPPATRFQLPPTSPTPPPPPHPPSVLHKLFPTKKEKQKMITSATLPPPVPHTSPPPPPPPTSTASLTRRPTRSQSAPFLSDNPAVPSMLGKFNSIEDSSSGGDSPMKQVPPPPPPLPPFKVPDWEFAVQGDFVNLQSGVSSRSVSPIGDEAQSPSSVVDATVAPPLFCPSPDVDTKADNFIESFRARLQLERMSKLGPGPDSGPGES; from the coding sequence ATGCTTAAAGCAAAACCTTCTCTCTCTTCACCGGAATTTATGGAGGAAGATGGGGAGGAGGGGACGCCACGATCTCCATTCTGGTTACAAACTACCAACAACGTCGGCCGTATTCAACGCTACCGCCGCCGTCTCTCATCCCTCTTCTTTAACTCCGTCGTCTTGATCATCTTCTTGCTCTTACTTGCAATTCTATCCATGGTGTTCGTCATCCCAAATGTTATTGATTTCTCATCAAACGTTTTTAAGCCAAATTTAGTCAGGAGAAGTTGGGATTCGATTAATTTAATCTTGGTTTTAGTCGCTTTGGCATTTGGGTTTCTTAGTAGAAATGTTAATAATGATGAGAAAGTAAGTTATGATCGGAGTTCGTCGGAATTATCAACCGGAGCTCCGATGATCACGTCTCCCTCAAGCTCAACCCCACATCAATGGTATGATTTCCCAGATCAATCCATGAGTTCTACTACTGGGTTACGGAGGCAAAAGACTAGCATCTCTTACCCAGATTTACGGGAACTATCGCCGCCGTGGGATCATGGCGCCGTCGATCCATGGCGGTTTTCAGATGATACACATTTGAATTATTACAAGGTTTTGGAGTCAAACCGGAACTACCTCCGGCAACGGAGCCGGCGAGAACAGGATTCTGGAGGCGTGGTTGACGTGAATGCGTTTGGTGGTGTTTCTCAAGAAAGTTTATATACTCCGGCACAGAAACCAGCGGTAGCGGAAGAAAGATTATACATACCACCACCACAACCGATGCCTCCGCCATCTCTTCCGCCGCAGCCGCCAATTGATACTGTGAAAAAGAAGATGAAGACGAAGCGAAGAGCTAGAAGCTCTGAACCCCGAAAAGTATTGTCGCCGGTTATCGATCCGTTGCCGGAGCCTTCATCGCCACCACCGGTTAAGCAATTGACTGAACGGAAAACGAATGGTGGCAATGCAACAAAAGAATTCTTTACGTCGTTTTACcataagaagaaaaagaagcgtCAGAAGGAACGGAGTTTCGACGATTTACAGAGTCTTTTACACCATTCTCGACCACCCGCGACAAGATTTCAGCTACCACCAACGTCTCCGACGCCTCCTCCACCACCACATCCTCCATCGGTTCTCCATAAACTGTTTCCAACTAAAAAAGAAAAGCAAAAGATGATTACATCAGCCACACTACCTCCTCCTGTACCACATACGTCTCCGCCTCCACCGCCACCTCCGACGAGTACTGCATCTCTTACACGACGACCCACCAGATCACAATCAGCTCCATTCCTTTCCGATAATCCTGCTGTGCCATCGATGCTTGGAAAGTTCAACAGTATAGAAGACAGCTCAAGCGGAGGAGACTCGCCGATGAAGCAAGttcctccaccaccaccgccgctaCCGCCCTTCAAGGTGCCGGATTGGGAGTTCGCAGTGCAAGGTGATTTTGTTAATTTGCAGAGCGGAGTGAGCTCCAGAAGTGTGTCTCCTATCGGAGATGAAGCTCAGTCGCCATCATCCGTCGTAGATGCAACGGTGGCGCCGCCCCTTTTCTGTCCGAGCCCCGACGTGGACACTAAAGCTGATAACTTCATTGAAAGTTTCAGAGCCAGATTACAACTTGAGAGAATGTCCAAACTTGGGCCAGGCCCGGATTCAGGCCCAGGTGAGAGTTAA